Proteins found in one Triticum urartu cultivar G1812 chromosome 4, Tu2.1, whole genome shotgun sequence genomic segment:
- the LOC125553639 gene encoding uncharacterized protein LOC125553639, translating into MAGQKKPADQQNKRQRVSENAESSNKKFSIKEVVGSGVTGTRPLASPSPVAKAKPIAVVKPTAATVAVTGPVATMAPASAAPSPLAKAKPTAATVTVTGPVATMAPAAPSPVALKTPTPAPPSPVVTMAPAPAAPSPMATMAPAQVAPSPVATKTPAPAEPSAVATMAPAQVVPSQVDTKTPALAEPSAVSTKTPTLAATATLAAVVNPPATVKHEPEDGGVLELDEQVTAAMVAVAPAEEEAVILEVKKKWFHCAACPAPLKRPIFMCGNGHVVCCACGGGGNGNGDGGANKHCDLCGRATAYTHIPYMDGLVDAYQVPCPYRNFGCARSIAYHSAADHSAKCAHAPCYCFECAFQGSPASLLRHLTEESGRHCWPMEKIKYETCRPLVVPASEHRLLLVAEEDGRVFLLAVGAGRGAAGVRPVNIVCVRGNVDADARPVYTGVLWVDGPPAGAGHLRSSLQLKGDVANCGVPGEVDMEHGRLHAHVNPEMLHGESKEIHLRICITKFW; encoded by the exons ATGGCGGGCCAAAAGAAACCGGCAGACCAGCAGAACAAGAGGCAGCGGGTTTCCGAGAACGCCGAGAGCAGCAACAAGAAGTTCAGCATCAAGGAGGTAGTTGGTTCGGGGGTCACCGGGACGCGGCCGTTGGCATCGCCCAGTCCAGTTGCCAAGGCGAAGCCAATCGCGGTGGTGAAGCCAACGGCCGCTACGGTGGCAGTAACCGGTCCAGTGGCCACCATGGCACCGGCATCGGCAGCGCCCAGTCCGCTTGCCAAGGCGAAGCCAACGGCCGCTACGGTGACAGTAACCGGTCCAGTGGCCACCATGGCACCGGCGGCGCCCAGTCCGGTTGCCTTGAAGACGCCTACGCCGGCGCCGCCCAGTCCAGTGGTCACCATGGCACCGGCACCAGCAGCGCCCAGTCCAATGGCCACCATGGCACCGGCGCAGGTGGCGCCCAGTCCGGTGGCTACGAAGACGCCGGCGCCGGCGGAGCCCAGTGCAGTGGCCACCATGGCACCGGCACAGGTGGTGCCCAGTCAGGTGGACACGAAGACGCCGGCGCTAGCGGAGCCCAGTGCAGTGTCAACGAAGACGCCGACGCTGGCGGCTACGGCGACGCTGGCCGCCGTGGTGAACCCACCGGCCACGGTGAAGCATGAGCCGGAAGACGGAGGCGTGCTCGAACTCGATGAACAAGTAACAGCAGCCATGGTAGCTGTGGCACCAGCGGAAGAGGAGGCCGTCATCTTAGAGGTGAAGAAGAAATGGTTTCACTGCGCCGCGTGCCCTGCTCCCCTCAAGCGTCCCATATTCATG TGCGGGAATGGACACGTCGTGTGCTGCgcctgcggcggcggcggcaatgGCAATGGCGACGGCGGAGCGAACAAGCACTGTGATTTGTGCGGCCGCGCCACCGCCTACACCCACATCCCCtacatggacggcctggtcgacgCCTACCAGGTGCCGTGCCCCTACAGGAATTTCGGCTGCGCGAGGTCCATCGCCTACCATTCGGCCGCGGACCACTCGGCCAAGTGCGCGCACGCGCCCTGCTACTGCTTCGAGTGCGCGTTCCAGGGCTCGCCGGCAAGCCTCTTGCGCCACCTCACGGAGGAGTCCGGCCGGCATTGTTGGCCCATGGAGAAGATCAAGTACGAGACCTGCCGCCCGCTCGTCGTGCCGGCGTCGGAGCACCGCCTTCTGCTAGTGGCGGAGGAGGACGGCCGCGTGTTCCTCCTGGCAGTGGGCGCGGGGAGGGGCGCCGCCGGCGTCCGCCCCGTCAACATCGTGTGCGTCAGGGGCAATGTCGATGCCGACGCGAGGCCGGTGTACACAGGCGTGCTCTGGGTGGATGGTCCTCCGGCCGGCGCAGGCCACCTCAGGAGCAGCCTCCAGCTGAAAGGCGACGTGGCGAACTGCGGAGTCCCCGGCGAGGTGGACATGGAGCACGGGCGCCTCCATGCGCATGTCAATCCGGAGATGCTGCACGGGGAGTCCAAAGAGATTCATCTGCGCATTTGCATTACCAAGTTCTGGTGA